CCAGTACAGCCGCCCGTTCTCGCCCCCGATGAGGTCGGCGAGGACCACCGCTGCCTCTCTCAGCGGATCGGTGGCGCTCAGGCCGGGCAGCGCCAGCGCGACCTGCACGCGGGCGAGGGCGGAGTCGTGGATCGTCCGCACCGTGCCGGGGTGCCGGGGCACGGGGGGCGGCGTGGGCGCGGCGGGGTGCCCGGTCGGCCAGTTCCTCAGCTCCCCCTGCGCCCAGCCCAACACCCCCGCCGGGTCGAAGGCCCCGACCACGGTGAGCGTCACCCGGCCCGCGCCGTAGCGTTCGCGGTGGTTGCGCGCGAGGGCATCCCGGCTCAGGCCTTCCACCGTCTGCGTCGTGCCGAGAACGGGCTGGCTGAGGGGATGCGTGCCCCAGTAGTCGGTCCGCAGTTCGTCCGCCACGCGCACGGCGGGCTGCTCGGCGTACATGGCGATTTCTTCGAGGATGACGCCGCGTTCGGGTTCCACGTCGGTGGGTCGCAGGGCCGGGCGCATCAGTTCGGTCAGGGTCCCCAGCAGTTCGGAGGTCTGTTCGGGCAGGGTCGCCGCGTGGTACACGGTCGCCTCCTCGCTCGTGAAGGCGTTCGCGTTGCCACCGAGGCCGTCCAGCCGCTCGTTGAGTTCGGCAGCCCCCACCACCTCCGACCCCTTGAACATCAGGTGTTCGAGGAAGTGCGAGACCCCCAGCTCCTCCGGGCGTTCGTCGCGCGCCCCCGTCGCCACGAAGTACCCGGCGGCGACCGTCTGCGCGTCCGCACTCGGCTCCAGGAGCAGGGTCAGGCCGTTGGGAAGGGTGTGGGTCAGGGTTTCGGCAGACTTGGGAAGGGAGGTCATAGCGCAGGCTCCTGCGGGCCGAGGGTCACGACGGTCGCGTGGGCGGCGGGGTCGTACCCGGCAAGGAAGGTGTTCACCCCGTCCAGCGTGAGGGCATTCAGGGCGGCGCGCAACTCGGCCACACTCCGCACCCGCCCGAACACGGCCACATCGCGCGTGAGGCTCGTCGCGCGGGCGCGCAGGCTCTCGGCCCCGAAGACGACTGAGGCGGTGAGTCCGGCGCGGGCGCGGTGGAACTCGGCCTCCGTCAAGCCCTCCGGCAGCCGGGCGAGTTCGGCGAGGAGGACCGAAAGCGTCTCCGGCGCGCGGCCCGGCGTGCTCCCCGCGTAGGCGCTGAGGAAGCCCTTTTTGCCCAGCACGACGGGCGAGGCGCTGACGCTGTAGGCGAGGCCGCGTTCCTCGCGCACGGCGGTGAACAGGCGGCTCGCGCTGCCCCCCGACAGGGCCGTGAGGGCGACCTGCCACGCCAGCCAGTCGGGGTCACGGGGACTGACACCCGGTGCGGTCACGCTGATGTGGGTCTGCTCGGCGTCGGCGTGGGGAAGGTGAACGCGCTCGCCGGAGCGGAAGTCGGCGGGCACGGTCTCGTCCTCACCGGGCCGCCAGCCCACGAAGGTCCGCTCCACGAGCGTTCTCACCTCGTCGGGGTGGGCGTCCGCGACCAGCCCGAGGACGCTGCCCCGCGTTCCGTACCGGCCCAGGAAGACGCTCAGCCCCTCCGCGTTCAGGTTCGCCAGCCCTTCTGCCGTCCCACTAGCTGGGTGCGTGAATCCTGCGAAGGGTGAGGCCGGGTCGTGCGGAAAGGCCACCCGCCGCGCCCCCACCGCGAGGAGATCGGGCGGGCTGTCCTCCAGCCCCTCCAAATCCTGCCGCGCGAGGTCGGCGAGGACGGGCAACTCACCGGGCGGCAGCTCCGGGCGCAGCAGCAGGTCGGCGGTCAGCGCCAGCGCACCGGGCAGGTCGCCCACGAGGCCGCTCATTCCGACCCGCGTCGCCTCCGGCCCCACGCCTCCACCCCGCCGCACGCCGAGGTCGTCGAGCGCGTCCTGAAAGGCGCGAGCATCCCGGCCCCCGGCCCCCTTGTACAGCCACTCCTCCAGCACGCCCGCCGACCCCTCGCGGCCCACAGGGTCATGGGCACTGCCCACCGGAACGCGCACGTCGAGGGCAAAGCCCGGCCCGGTCCGGCGCTCGAACGCGACCCTCAGCCCACCCTCCAGGGTCCACAGATGCGCCCCAGGCGCGGCCACAGTCGTCACCGGGGGAGTCTAGCGCCGCGAGGCGGGAACACCGGGGGAGCGGTCAGCTTTCAGCCGTCAGCTCTCCACAGTTCGGGTGGGGGAGTGGCGTGGAGGGTCAGACGCTCGCCTGTCAGCGGGTGAACGAAGCTCAGGCGCTCGGCGTGGAGGAGGTAGCCGCCGTCGCCGGGGAGGGCGGGAAGATCGGGGAGTGGGCCGCCGCCCGGCGCATACAGGGGATCGCCGATGAGGGGATGGCCGATGGACGCGAGGTGGATGCGGATTTGGTGCGGCCTTCCGGTGTGGATGGCCACCTCGAACAATGTGTTCCCCTCCGTTCGCCTTTCCAGCACGCGGGCGACGCTGTGGGACGCCTTCCCCGCCGCGCTCGCCGCGTACACGGTGCCGAGGCGGGGGTGCGGAACGGGGCCGATGGGCGTGGTGATCTCATACGTGTCCCGTTCGGTGAGACCTGCGGCGAGCGCCCGGTACCGCTTGTCCACCTCCCCCTCCCGCCACGCGCGGGCGAGGGTGGAGGCCGCCGCGTGCGTCCGCGCGAACAGCACCAGCCCGGAGGTGCCGCGTCCCAATCGGTGCAGGGAGCTGGCCTCCGGGAACGTGGCGCGCACCCGCATCAGCAGCGTGTGGTCGAGAAAGCCGCCGCCCGGCATGGTGGGCAACCCGGACGGCTTCACGACGGCCAGGAGCGCGTCGTCCTCATGGGCCACCTCGTAGGTGAGGGGCACGTCCTCCTCGTGCCAGGGGGGACGGTGCCACAGGAGGGTCTGGCCTGCGCGCAGCACTTCCCCACCCCGCACGGTCACTCCGTCCAGGCTGACCTCGCCGCGCTCCAGCCGCTCTCGCCACTCGCTCTCAGTGGAGTGGGTGTACCGCCGCGTCAGGTAGGCGAGGACCGTCATTCCCCGCGCCTCCGGACTGGGGCGTTCGCGGTAGGTGTAGCCGCCGTTCAGGGCCATGAGGGCAGCCTAGCGGGAGTTCCTCCCCGCAAGCCGCACTGGGAACTGTGACCACCTCCACCGAGACGGCGAAGCTCTCATCGCCTCCCACGATGCTGCACCCGTGCGCCGCTTCTTCCGCCTCGTGTTGGTGCTGGCCGTGCTGGCGGGTGCCGTGTATCTGGCATGGCCCACCTTGCAGCGGGTGTGGCGGTACGTGGAGTTGACGGCAGAACCCGCCCCGGCGGCGGGCACCCTTCCCAATCCCCTGCCCGGCCAGTCCCTGACCGACACGTGGGGCGCCGCCCGCAGCCAGGGCCGACGCCACGAGGGTATCGACATCTTCGCGCGGCGGGGCACGCCCATCCGCGCCACCACACGCGGCTTCGTCCTCAACATCGGCGAGAACCGCCTCGGCGGGCGCACCGTCATGGTCCTCGGTCCCGGCGGGCAGCGGCACTACTACGCCCACCTCGAACGCTACCCCGACCTCGCGGAGGGCGACTGGATCGAGGCGGGCACCGTGGTCGGCTACGTCGGCGACAGCGGCAACGCACAGGGCACGCCGCCGCACCTGCATTACGGGATTTACGCGGGGGGCGGGGCGATCAATCCGTATCCGTTTTTGCAGGAGTAAGTTTTATTCACTCGTCCTCACTCCCAAAATAACTCGCTCCCAAGCACTCACCGCCACCTCGTTGCACGTCAGGCGCGGGTGGGAGAATAGTCGGTCGCGCTCAGGGTCGCCGCCGTGCAACGCTTCCGGCAGGAGCGCGGGTGGGCTGAAGTTGTCGAGGACGAGCATTCCGCCGACGCGCAGGACACCCACCAACACGTCCAGGCTCTCCGTCTCCCGCTTGGCAGGCGCGCAATCGCTGAAGATCAGGTCGAAGGGGCCGTGAGTAAGGGCTTCGCGCCAGTCCCCATTCAGCACCTCGGCGCGTGGGTCGCTCGCCAGCGCATCCCGCGCCACCGCCGCCCGCTCCGGGTCGAGTTCGGCGGTTACGAGCCGGGCCGCGCCGTCCATCCCCGCGAGGAGCCATGCCGCGCCCACGCCCGTACCTGTCCCCAGTTCGGCCAGCCGCCCACCTGGGCGAGTGGCGGCCAGCGTTCGCAGCAGTCGCCCCGTCTCCAGACTGCACGAGCGGCCAAAGCCCAGCCGCCGCGCCTCCGCCTGCGCCACCCGCACCCGTTCGGGTAGGGCGAGAGCCGGGGGCGCTGGGGGAAGCGCCCCCAATACCTGCCGCACCTGCACGTCGTCTGCCCAGGGCAACGAGCGCGGGTTGACCCAGGCGACGGGCCGCCCCTCCGGGCTGGGTTCGAGGGAGAGCAGGCGGGCGGGGAAGCAGAGCGATTCCACTCCCGAACGCCCCCGGATCGTCACCGCCTCACCCGTCACTTCCACCCGCGCCCCGCCCTCCTCCCACGCCTCACGCGCGGCGGCCTGAGCGCCCGTCTCGCCGGGTTCGATGCCACCACCGGGCAGGGTCCAACCACCCCATTCCAGACCGACCATCAGCACCCGCCTCTCATGCTCCACCCAGACGCAGGCACGGCCCGTGTGCTGGAGACCGGGCGAGAGGTTGACCGTCAGCGTCACGCCAGCATCTCCAACACGTCTTCCAATTCGGCCCCACGCTCACGGAGGCGGCGCAGCGTCCCCTCGGCGCTGAGGCGGGCGGCGTGGGCGTAGTCCTCGGCGTGGACTGAGAAGGCGCGCAGGACCGGATCATCAGATGAGGTTGCCTCCTCCAGAAAGGCGGTCAGCACCAGCCGCAGCGCCGCCCGCTGCACCTCCTCCGGTGCCCGACCCATCCGGATGCCCTTGCGTGAGACATACGGATCATCTGTCAGGAGACGGGTACACCCTGCCCACGGATCGGGCGCGGCGTACTCCAGGGCGCGCAGGCCGCTCATGGCGACGGCCCCGGCACACTGCGGGCACGGCTGCACGGTCGTCAGCAGCGTCCAGCCGTAGCACTCGGGGCAGGGCGTGGCCGCGAGGTCCAGCAGCGCGTTGATCTCCGCGTGCGCGAGGTCGTGGCCGGAGATGAAGCCGCCCGCCACGCTCCGCCCCTCGCCCAGCCGGTTGCGCCCCCGCGCGATGACGGCTCCCGAAGCGTCCACGATCACCGCACCGATGGGATACGAGCCGTGCAGGTAGGCGGTCCAGGCCTGGCTGAGGGCGGCGTGCCAGCCCTGAGTCAGTGGTAGGAGGTGAGGAGTCAATGTGTTGTCTGCCTTCTCCACTGACCACTTACCACTGTCCACAGACCGCCTCACAACGCCCCCCGATTCCGCTCGATTAGCTCGTCCAGCGCCTCCCGCAGCAGACTCGCCTCCGTGCGGCCCAGCGCCCCCGACAGCTTGGCGAGGCGTTCGAGCTGGCTCTTGGGGTAATAGTTGCTCTTGAGGACCATTTTCCCCTCCACGTAGATGCACACGCGGCCCCGGCCCTCGCGCTTGGCCCGCAGCAGCGCCTCGTCGGCGGCGCGGTGGAGGTCGGCGAAGGTGTGGGCATGGGCCGGACGCGCCGCCAGCCCCACACTGATGCCGAGGGGACGCGGCCAGTGGGGGTCCCGGTGAATCTGGAAGTGCTTGATCACCTCGTCGAAGAGGATGAGGGCCGTCTCCGCCGCCGTCTCGGGAAGGATGACCGCGTACTCGTCCCCGCCGAGCCGCCCGATCACGCTTCCGGTTGGCAGGCTGCCCGAGAGCAACCGCTCCACGCCCCTCAGCACGCGGTCGCCCTCCGTGTGGCCCAACGTGTCGTTGAGCAGCTTGAAATGGTCGAGATCAAGGACGGCCAGCGTGAGGGGCGCATCTCCAAGCCGCTCAAAGGCGCTCTCGAAAGCTGAACGAATGAGGATGTCAGGACGGGCCACGAGAACTTCCCCTTCCGAACGCTTGTATGTACATAGTGTATATATATATCCTACGCATCACGCCATCTACTCCCCCCCGAAAAGGTGTGTCCTGGCGCGGCTTGAGCGCCCTACGCTCAGATTGTCAGACTCCGGGATTTGACATTTCCGATGCAGAGCGTCTAGGATGCCCTCCGCAACGGCAAAAATCGCCGGGTGAGCCGGTGAGGACCGTTCATTCACTTCATTTCATAGGAGGTACACACCCATGTTGAAACCATTGGGCGACCGCGTTCTCGTGGAGATCATCGAGGAAGCCGAGCAGAAGACCGCCGGGGGCCTGTTCGTCCCCGACACCGCCAAGGAGAAGAGCCAGCGTGGCCGGGTCGTCTCCGTCGGCAACGGCAAGCTCCTCGACAACGGAACGCGCGTTGCGCTGGACGTGAAGGAAGGCGACACCGTGTATTTCGCCAAGTACGGCGGTACGGAAGTGACGCTGGAAGGCAAGAACTACTCGATTCTCAGCGAGCGCGACATTCTCGCCATCGTCGAGTAAAGCGGTCAGCTCTCAGCTTTCAGCCCTCAGCGGCGAAAGCTGACGCGACCGCTCAAGCCCCACCCTTCTTTTCCTGACTGCTGAAAGCTGACCGCTGACAGCCCCTCCAAAGGAGCAATTCAAATGGCTAAACAGCTTGTGTTTGATGAAGCCGCCCGCCGCAGCCTGGAACGCGGCGTCAACGCCGTCGCCAACGCCGTCAAAGTGACCCTCGGGCCGCGTGGCCGCAACGTCGTGATCGAGAAGAAGTTCGGCAGCCCCACCATCACCAAGGACGGCGTGACCGTCGCCAAGGAAGTGGAGCTGGAGGACAAGCTGGAGAACATCGGTGCCCAGCTTCTCAAGGAAGTCGCCTCCAAGACGAACGACATCACGGGTGACGGCACCACCACCGCCACCGTGCTGGGTCAGGCCGTCGTGAAGGAAGGTCTTCGCAACGTGGCCGCCGGAGCGAACCCGCTGGCCCTGAAGCGCGGCATCGACAAGGCCGTGGCCGTGGCCGTCGAGGAGATCAAGCGGCTCGCCGTGCCCGTCGAGGACAGCGACGCGATCAAGAAGGTCGCGGGCATCAGCGCCAACGACGAGCAGGTCGGCACCGAGATCGCCAACGCGATGGACAAGGTGGGCAAGGAAGGCGTCATCACCATCGAGGAGTCGAAGGGCTTCGACACCGAGGTGGATGTCGTCGAGGGGATGCAGTTCGACAAGGGCTACATCAGCCCCTACTTCATCACCAGCCCCGAGACGATGGAGGCCGTGCTGGAAGACGCCTACATCCTGATCAACGAGAAGAAGGTCTCCTCCCTCAAGGACCTCCTGCCCGTGCTGGAAAAGGTCGCGCAGACGGGCCGCCCGCTCCTCATCATCGCCGAGGACGTGGAGGGCGAGGCCCTGGCCACGCTGGTCGTGAACAAGCTGCGCGGCACGCTGAACATCGCCGCCGTGAAGGCCCCCGGCTTCGGCGACCGCCGCAAGGAGATGCTGCGTGACATCGCCGCCGTGACGGGCGGGCAGGTCGTCTCCGAGGACCTCGGCCACCGCCTGGAGAACGTCGGCATGGACATGCTGGGCCGCGCCGCGCGCATCCGCATCACGAAGGACGAGACCACCATCGTGGACGGCAAGGGCAACCAGAGCGAGATCGACGCCCGCGTGAACGCCATCAAGGCCGAGCTGGACACCACCGACTCCGACTACGCCAAGGAAAAGCTCCAGGAGCGCCTCGCCAAGCTGGCGGGCGGCGTGGCCGTGATCCGCGTGGGCGCGGCGACCGAGACCGAACTCAAGGAGAAGAAGCACCGCTACGAGGACGCCCTCTCCACCGCCCGCTCGGCGGTCGAGGAAGGCATCGTCGCGGGCGGCGGCACCACGCTGCTGCGCGTGATCCCCGCCGTGCGGAAGGCCGCCGAGGGTCTGATCGGTGACGAGGCCACCGGCGCACGCATCCTGATCCGCGCGCTGGAGGAACCCGCCCGCCAGATCGCCATCAACGCGGGCGAGGAGGGCAGCGTCATCGTGAACGCCGTCATCAACGCCACCCAGCCCCGCTACGGCTTCAACGCCGCGACGGGCGAGTACGTGGAGGACATGATCGCCGCCGGCATCGTGGACCCCGCGAAGGTGACGCGCACGGCCCTTCAGAACGCCGCCAGCATCGGCGCGCTGATCCTGACCACGGAGGCCATCGTCTCCGACAAGCCCGAGAAGGCGTCGTCCGCGCCCCAGGGTGGCGGCGCGCCCGACATGGGCGGGATGGACTTCTAAAGCTCAAGCAGGACGGGGGAGGCCGGGGCGTGATTGCTCCGGCCTCGCTCATTGATACAGTTAGACATGGACTTTGGAGCAGCTAGCTTCTTCCTAGATTTAATTTTGGCGTTGCGTAATAATTTGCTTAGTCCTACTGTGTCGGCTCAACAGAAAAGAGAGGCTTTGAAGATTTTCGAGACTGCTCTCGTCGAAACTCAAATATATATATCGCGTTTGAAGAGGCTATCTGGAGAGTCGGATCACATGAATTCTGATTTAGTTCACAGAGACAGGCAAGTAGAAGAGGACTTGGTGCGACTCTGGCGGCAAGCATCCCTTTCTTGTTTAGCTATTGACAACGTTTTACAACGCATCGCCTATTCAAAAAGCGAGTTTTGGCTGAGTAGAGAGAATTGGACGAGGGAGGGGGTTGAGCGTGCAGGTATATCTATAGAGGATGCACGAGGAGAGATTAGAAGACTCGCCGCCGAATTAAAGTAGAGATGTGACCTCCCCATTAGGTCCTGCCACAAAGCTAGGGGAAAGGGAAGAGGCCCACCTAAACCCCTCCCCCTTCCTTTCTCCTTCACTGACGGCTGACCCCTCCCCTACGCCCCGAACTTCTGCAACTTCAGCGCATTCGCCATCAGCAGCGGCATGATGTCGGTGCCCCGGCGCAGGCCCAGGCTGCCCTTCCCCGCCTCCTCCTCGGTGTAGCGCATGGCGAGGTCCTTGCGGCCATAGTCGCTGTGAATCAGGAGGGGGACCGGGTGCCAGGAGTGGCTCTTGAGCTTGCTCGGCGTGGAGTGGTCGCCCACGATGCAGATCACGTCGGGCTTGAGGGCGAGCAGAGAGGGCAGAAGCTCGTCGAACAGCTCGATCTTGTGGACCTTCTCGGCGAAATCGCCGTCCTCGCCCGTGGAGTCGGTCTTCTTGACGTGCCAGTAGAAGAAGTCGTACTTGGCCCAGTTCTCGGTCAGGGCGGCGACCTTACCCTCCAGCGCGTCCTCCTCGCCCGCGACGGGGAGGATGTCCATGCCCACGAGGCTGGCGAGGCCCCGGTACATCGGGTAGGAGGCGACGCACGCCGCGCGCAGGCCGTAGATGTTGGCGAAGGAGGGGAAGTGCGGCACGTCGCTGTAGCCCCGGAACAGCACCCCGTTGACCTGGGCTTCGTCCGCCAGCACCGCCTCCGCCCGCGTCACGAAGGTGTTCACGAGTTCGGCGGTGAGGGTGCTCAGCGTGTCCTGCGCGACGGCGAGCATGGGCTGTACGCCCGTCACCTGCGGGTCCACGTCGCTGATGTTCGCGCCCAATCCCTGCCCGGCCTCGTCCAGCCCGCCCGAGCGGAAGACGACGACGAAGCGGTGTTCGCTCTCGGTATAAATCTCCACGGGTGTCCCGTTGATCTCGGGAATGGCGGCGCGCAACTTCGCCACGACCTCGGCGTTCTTCTCGTTGCTGGGGCGACCCGCGCGGCGGTCCTCGATGACGCGGCTCTGCCCCAGGGTGGCGAAGTTGCCGCGTACGGCCACGTCCCCGGCCTGAAGCCGGACGCCGATGCCGACCGCCGAGAGTGCCCCGCGCCCCACCACGTACTTCAGGGGGTCGTACCCGAAGAGGCTGAGGTGCCCCGGCCCACTTCCCGGCGTGATGCCCGCGCCGACGAGTTCGATCTGACCGAGTTGCGCCTCCCGCGCGAGCGCATCGAGGTTGGGCGTCTGCGCGCTGGCGAGTTCGGTCTCCCCGTTCGCGGTGAGGGGCAGACCGCCCACCCCGTCGAGGACCACCATCAGAATCTTGCTGTCGGTCTTCTTGGCGAGGGGGCGGATGGTGTCGATCAGGTCGCTCATGGGGCCACTGTAACCCGGAGAACAGGCTGGGAGCGGGGGTGGCATAGGGAGCGGAGGCAGGAAAAAAGGCCACCCCACGGTGGAGGTGGCCCCTCTCGTGGACGGCTCAGCGCCCGTCGATGCGCCCGTCGGCGGCGTCCACCGCCATGTCGTCGATCTGGTGGGTGACGCGCTCGGCCTCGGCCTCGGCCTGCGTGTCCGTCATCGCGGGCGTGCGGGTAGCGAGGTACGACCCAATAATGGCGATGGCGGCCATGACGCCCCAGAACAGGGGGCTGGGAATGTGCAGGGCGGGCACCGCCGGGTAGATCTCGTGCGCGGCCTCCAGCGTCTCCACGCCCAGCTTCACGGCAATCCAGCCCACGAGCGCATAGGCCACGTTGTCGAACGCCGGGTACTTGTTCAGCAGGCGCAGGAAGATCGTCGCCGCGAAGCGCATCAGGATCAGGCCCACGATGCCGCCGAGGACCACGATGGTCAGGCCCTGCTCACGGGGCATTCCGCGCGGAATGAGCGCCACGCCCGCCAGGATGGAGTCCACGGAGAAGGCGAGATCGGTGAGGTTGAGCAGCACGACGGTGGCCCAAAAGCCGCGCCCACGGGCCTTTTGCGCGCCCTCCTCCTCGGAGGTCTTGTGCTTGACGAAGTGGCTGATGGCGAGGTAGGCGAGGTAGGCGGCCCCGAAGGCCCGCAGCCACCAGTATTCGAGGATATAGGAGGCGAGCAGCACGCCCAGGATGCGGAGGACGACCGCGCCGCCGATGCCGTAGGCGAGGGCCTTGCGTTGCAGGTCCCCGGCGAGGTGCCGCACCATCACGGCGAGGACGAGGGCGTTGTCCGCCGAGAGCAGGCCCTCCAGCAGCACGAGGGTGCCGATGATCGCCCAGGTCTCGGCGTTGAGCGGGGGCATTTCGAGTCCGAACATAATCACGGCAGTCTACCCGCCCGCCCCGGTAGATGTGGGGCGTACGGAACACACGGAATGCAACAGGACGTGGGCCGTGCGCCCGTCACCTCACGATCTGCCCTACCTCGTCCAACACAGGGTAAGCCTCACCGCGCTCCCGGTAGCCCGGCGCGAGGTCGGGGTACGCCCACTCGAAGGCGAGGCGGTCCAGCTCGGCGGGCGCGAGTTGCGGCGTCTCGTACATCCCCGCCGCGAGACGCTGGCGCTGCGCCTCGAAGAGGATGGTGGCGGCGGCGACCGAGACGTTGAGGCTCTGCACCATGCCGAACATGGGGATGACGATGTTCATGTCGGCGACTCCGGCGGCCTCGTCGGATACGCCCCACTTCTCGGCCCCGAGGAGCACGCAGGTCGGGCGGGTGTAGTCGGGTTCGCGGTAGTCCACGCTGCGCTGGGAGAGGTGGGTGGCGAGAACCTGCACACCTCCGGCCTGGAGATGGCGCACGGCGCTCACGGCGTCCGCGTGCGTCTGCACCGCCACCCACTTATGGGCGCTGCCGCTCGTGGCGTCGTAGGTGGGAAGCGCTCCGCTCTTCGGGGGGACGGCGTGGGCGGTCAGCACACCCACCGCGTCGCAGGTTCGCAGGATGGCGCTGAAGTTGTGGGGCTTGTTCACCTCGTCCATCAGCACGCTAAGGCTGGGCTGACGCCTCCC
This genomic stretch from Deinococcus sp. YIM 134068 harbors:
- the trmH gene encoding tRNA (guanosine(18)-2'-O)-methyltransferase TrmH; translation: MTPERYEKIRRVLGRRQPSLSVLMDEVNKPHNFSAILRTCDAVGVLTAHAVPPKSGALPTYDATSGSAHKWVAVQTHADAVSAVRHLQAGGVQVLATHLSQRSVDYREPDYTRPTCVLLGAEKWGVSDEAAGVADMNIVIPMFGMVQSLNVSVAAATILFEAQRQRLAAGMYETPQLAPAELDRLAFEWAYPDLAPGYRERGEAYPVLDEVGQIVR